From Primulina tabacum isolate GXHZ01 chromosome 2, ASM2559414v2, whole genome shotgun sequence, one genomic window encodes:
- the LOC142533107 gene encoding universal stress protein PHOS32-like isoform X1 produces the protein MESAATLHQPASPRSPPVTPTAGVNRKIAIAVDLSDESAFAVKWSVQNYLRPGDAVILLHVRPTSVLYGADWGATDVSVESDGEKSQQQLEDDFDNFTTTKANNLAQPLLEASIPFKIHIVKDHDMKERLCLEVERLGLSAVVMGSRGFGASRRTTKGRLGSVSDYCVHHCVCPVVVVRFPDEKDGDSANATGGLVNAVDRNSSGLHPVQEEEEPIYLDASDENAGEMEDEEHGEERRQCFSDITILQMFMIDVLIDVEKTT, from the exons ATGGAATCGGCGGCTACACTGCACCAGCCAGCCTCCCCTCGCTCTCCACCTGTCACCCCAACCGCTGGCGTCAATCGCAAGATCGCGATCGCCGTCGATCTCAGCGACGAGAGCGCCTTTGCCGTTAAGTGGTCTGTTCAGAATTACCTCCGCCCAGGTGATGCCGTCATCCTCCTGCACGTCCGACCAACCTCCGTCCTATACGGAGCTGACTGGGGCGCCACCGACGTGTCGGTCGAATCCGACGGCGAGAAATCACAGCAGCAACTCGAGGACGATTTCGATAATTTCACCACCACGAAAGCGAACAACCTGGCGCAGCCGCTGTTGGAGGCTAGTATTCCGTTCAAGATCCATATCGTGAAGGATCATGATATGAAGGAGAGGCTATGCTTGGAGGTGGAGAGGCTAGGGTTGAGTGCGGTGGTTATGGGGAGTAGGGGATTTGGAGCGTCGAGGAGGACTACCAAAGGGAGACTTGGTAGTGTAAGTGATTATTGTGTGCATCACTGTGTTTGCCCCGTGGTAGTTGTGAGGTTTCCAGATGAGAAAGATGGGGATTCCGCTAATGCTACAGGAGGTCTGGTGAATGCGGTGGATAGGAACAGCTCGGGGCTGCATCCAGTGCAGGAGGAAGAAGAGCCTATATATCTTGATGCTTCTGATGAGAATGCAG GAGAAATGGAGGATGAAGAGCACGGGGAAGAAAGAAGGCAATGTTTCAGTGACATTACAATCCTCCAAATGTTCATGATTGATGTATTAATAG ATGTGGAGAAGACTACTTGA
- the LOC142533107 gene encoding universal stress protein PHOS32-like isoform X2, with amino-acid sequence MESAATLHQPASPRSPPVTPTAGVNRKIAIAVDLSDESAFAVKWSVQNYLRPGDAVILLHVRPTSVLYGADWGATDVSVESDGEKSQQQLEDDFDNFTTTKANNLAQPLLEASIPFKIHIVKDHDMKERLCLEVERLGLSAVVMGSRGFGASRRTTKGRLGSVSDYCVHHCVCPVVVVRFPDEKDGDSANATGGLVNAVDRNSSGLHPVQEEEEPIYLDASDENADVEKTT; translated from the exons ATGGAATCGGCGGCTACACTGCACCAGCCAGCCTCCCCTCGCTCTCCACCTGTCACCCCAACCGCTGGCGTCAATCGCAAGATCGCGATCGCCGTCGATCTCAGCGACGAGAGCGCCTTTGCCGTTAAGTGGTCTGTTCAGAATTACCTCCGCCCAGGTGATGCCGTCATCCTCCTGCACGTCCGACCAACCTCCGTCCTATACGGAGCTGACTGGGGCGCCACCGACGTGTCGGTCGAATCCGACGGCGAGAAATCACAGCAGCAACTCGAGGACGATTTCGATAATTTCACCACCACGAAAGCGAACAACCTGGCGCAGCCGCTGTTGGAGGCTAGTATTCCGTTCAAGATCCATATCGTGAAGGATCATGATATGAAGGAGAGGCTATGCTTGGAGGTGGAGAGGCTAGGGTTGAGTGCGGTGGTTATGGGGAGTAGGGGATTTGGAGCGTCGAGGAGGACTACCAAAGGGAGACTTGGTAGTGTAAGTGATTATTGTGTGCATCACTGTGTTTGCCCCGTGGTAGTTGTGAGGTTTCCAGATGAGAAAGATGGGGATTCCGCTAATGCTACAGGAGGTCTGGTGAATGCGGTGGATAGGAACAGCTCGGGGCTGCATCCAGTGCAGGAGGAAGAAGAGCCTATATATCTTGATGCTTCTGATGAGAATGCAG ATGTGGAGAAGACTACTTGA